One genomic region from Peromyscus eremicus chromosome 20, PerEre_H2_v1, whole genome shotgun sequence encodes:
- the Arc gene encoding activity-regulated cytoskeleton-associated protein: MELDHMTTGGLHAYPAQRGGPAAKPNVILQIGKCRAEMLEHVRRTHRHLLTEVSKQVERELKGLHRSVGKLENNLDGYVPTSDSQRWKKSIKACLCRCQETIANLERWVKREMHVWREVFYRLERWADRLESMGGKYPVGNEPARHTVSVGVGGPEPYCQEADGYDYTVSPYAITPPPAGELPDQESVEAQQYQSWGSGEDGQPSPGVDTQIFEDPREFLSHLEEYLRQVGGSEEYWLSQIQNHMNGPAKKWWEFKQGSVKNWVEFKKEFLQYSEGTLSREAIQRELDLPQKQGEPLDQFLWRKRDLYQTLYVDAEEEEIIQYVVGTLQPKLKRFLRHPLPKTLEQLIQRGMEVQDGLEQAAEPSGTPLPTEDETEALTPALTSESVASDRTQPE; the protein is encoded by the coding sequence ATGGAGCTGGACCATATGACGACCGGTGGCCTCCATGCCTACCCTGCCCAGCGGGGCGGGCCGGCAGCCAAGCCCAATGTGATCCTGCAGATCGGTAAGTGCCGAGCCGAGATGCTGGAGCATGTGCGGAGGACCCACCGGCACCTGCTGACCGAAGTGTCCAAGCAGGTGGAGCGAGAGCTGAAAGGGTTGCACAGGTCGGTGGGCAAGCTGGAGAACAACTTGGACGGCTATGTGCCCACCAGTGACTCACAGCGCTGGAAGAAGTCCATCAAGGCCTGTCTGTGCCGCTGCCAGGAGACCATCGCCAACCTGGAGCGCTGGGTCAAGCGTGAGATGCACGTGTGGAGGGAGGTCTTCTACCGCCTGGAGAGGTGGGCTGACCGCCTGGAGTCCATGGGCGGCAAGTACCCAGTGGGCAACGAGCCGGCTCGCCACACTGTCTCTGTAGGTGTGGGGGGTCCAGAGCCCTACTGCCAGGAAGCCGATGGCTACGACTACACCGTCAGCCCCTATGCCATCACCCCACCACCTGCCGGAGAGCTGCCTGATCAGGAGTCAGTTGAGGCCCAGCAATACCAGTCTTGGGGGTCAGGTGAGGATGGGCAACCAAGCCCTGGTGTGGATACACAGATCTTCGAGGACCCACGGGAGTTCCTGAGCCACCTGGAAGAGTACCTGCGGCAGGTGGGCGGCTCTGAAGAGTATTGGCTGTCCCAGATCCAGAACCACATGAACGGGCCGGCCAAGAAGTGGTGGGAGTTCAAGCAGGGCTCCGTGAAGAACTGGGTGGAGTTCAAGAAGGAGTTTCTGCAGTACAGCGAGGGCACGCTCTCCCGTGAAGCCATCCAGCGGGAGCTGGACCTGCCGCAGAAGCAGGGGGAGCCACTGGACCAGTTCCTCTGGCGCAAGCGGGACCTGTACCAGACGCTGTACGTGGACGCCGAAGAGGAGGAGATCATCCAGTATGTGGTGGGCACCCTGCAGCCCAAGCTCAAGCGCTTCCTACGCCACCCACTGCCCAAGACTCTGGAGCAGCTCATCCAGAGGGGCATGGAAGTGCAGGACGGCCTGGAGCAGGCGGCTGAGCCTTCTGGCACCCCACTGCCCACAGAAGATGAGACCGAGGCCCTCACACCTGCCCTTACCAGCGAGTCAGTAGCCAGTGACAGGACCCAACCTGAATAG